GTTGCCCCGGGGAGTGATCGCCGCCTACCGGATGATCTACATCCTGCCCTGGGTGATGACCGCGGCCATCGTGTCGATCCTGTGGCAGTTGATGCTCAACCCCAATGGCGTGATCAACTTCATACTCCAGACCGTCGGACTGATCGATCACAAGATCGAATGGCTCTCCAGCACGAACCTGGCGCTGGGCTCGCTGACCTTCATCAACGTCTGGGCCGGCTACCCCTTCTTCATGATCAGCATCCTGGCCGGCCTGCAGGGGATCCCCAGCGACCTCTATGAGGCAGCCCGGGTGGACGGGGCCGGGCCGCTGCGCCGACTGTGGAACATCACCCTTCCGCAGCTCAAGCCGATCCTGCTGTCGATGGCCATGCTCGACTTCATCTGGAACATCCAGCAGTTCTCCCTGGTCTGGCTGACCACCGGCGGTGGGCCGATCAACGCCACCGAGACCATCGGCACCTACACCTACAAGCTGGCCTTCAGTAAGTACGAGTTCTCGATGTCGGCGACGTCCGGCGTCATCCTCTTCGTGGCCTCGATGGTGATCGCCCTGTTCTACGTCCGACACCAGAAGGGGGGAGAGTGACATGGCGCTCTCACTCAAGGCCCGCAACCGCGCTCGAGCAACCCTGCTGACGATCGGACTGACCCTCGGCGCGGTCTACGCCGGCGGCCCGGCAGTCTGGATGCTGTCCAACTCGCTGAAGCCGAACGGGGAGGTCTTCGACTACCCGCCGCGGCTGATCCCCGAGACCTTCACCATCGAGGCCTACACCCGGATCTTCACCTCACCGGACAAGCTGCGCTTCTTCCTGAACAGCTACGTGGTGGCGCTGTCGGTGGTGGCGCTCACCCTGATGGTCGGGATCCTGGCCGGCTATGCGCTCAGCCGGTACAACTTCCCCGGCAAGCGGGCGCTGAGCTCGGTGATCATCTCGATCCAGGCGGTGCCGCCGATCACCTTGCTGATTCCCTACTTCGGCCTGGTGGTGACCCTGCAGCTGTACGACACCTATCTGGCGCTGATCCTCACCTACATGGTGGCGACCATCCCGTACTCGATCTTGATGATGACCGGCTACTTCAACACCTTGCCCAGGGAACTGGACGAAGCGGTGAAGGTGGACGGCGGTGGGTCGTTCCGGGCGCTGTGGCAGGTGCTCGTCCCGGTGTCGGTCCCCGGCATCATCGCGGTCGGTACCTACACCTTCATGGTGGCCTGGAACGAGTACCTGTTCGCTCTCACCCTCACCAAGAACCGCGACATGCGGACGGTGCCGGTCGGCATCCAGCTGCTGATGGGGGAGCACTCCTTCGAGTGGAGCGAAATGATGGCCATGAGCGTCCTGG
The nucleotide sequence above comes from Propionicimonas paludicola. Encoded proteins:
- a CDS encoding carbohydrate ABC transporter permease → MQLAKATQASSPDVAPPRQASRGRRFRTFAEPYAYLSPTIVVMAVMMAMPVVLVFGYSLFNNVVTTKHPKFVGLDNYVRLLTDPIFQTAAANTMVFTITSVVLHLLIGLGFAMMLNSVLLPRGVIAAYRMIYILPWVMTAAIVSILWQLMLNPNGVINFILQTVGLIDHKIEWLSSTNLALGSLTFINVWAGYPFFMISILAGLQGIPSDLYEAARVDGAGPLRRLWNITLPQLKPILLSMAMLDFIWNIQQFSLVWLTTGGGPINATETIGTYTYKLAFSKYEFSMSATSGVILFVASMVIALFYVRHQKGGE
- a CDS encoding carbohydrate ABC transporter permease → MALSLKARNRARATLLTIGLTLGAVYAGGPAVWMLSNSLKPNGEVFDYPPRLIPETFTIEAYTRIFTSPDKLRFFLNSYVVALSVVALTLMVGILAGYALSRYNFPGKRALSSVIISIQAVPPITLLIPYFGLVVTLQLYDTYLALILTYMVATIPYSILMMTGYFNTLPRELDEAVKVDGGGSFRALWQVLVPVSVPGIIAVGTYTFMVAWNEYLFALTLTKNRDMRTVPVGIQLLMGEHSFEWSEMMAMSVLGCLPVLILFLFFQRQFIGGMADGAVKS